CTTCGCCGCATGCCCCGCGTAGAGACGATCGCGCTCCGCGCCCCTGGCGATCGAGGCCTCCACGGAGATCACGTCGGTGCCCACTTCGATCACCGCCGAAGGGTTTGCCACGAGATTGTGGTACCAGTCGGGGCTGGCTGGCGCCCCGCCCTTCGACGCCACGATGACGAACCGATCGCCATCCCTGGTGTACACGAGCGGATTCCAGCGCGTCTGGCCTGTTCGGGCTCCGGTGGAGGTTAAGATGAGGATGTCTGCGCCCGCGAACGGCCCTCCAACCTTCCCCTGGTTGGCGTGAAACTCGGCCATGATCTGCTTGTTGAAGTCTTCGCTGGCAGGATTCGGCATTGATGAGCTCCTTGCTCTGTGTGCGCGAACTCCATTTAGCCTGACAGGAGCAGCGAGCGTACCGCCAGCGCGGAGCGGTGCCGGTCATAGTTGGCGGTCGCGGTTGAAGGGATTCCGAGGTCTGACCTTTCATCATCAGGACAGGAAGGTGATTGCCTGCCAG
The Dehalococcoidia bacterium DNA segment above includes these coding regions:
- a CDS encoding nitroreductase family deazaflavin-dependent oxidoreductase, with translation MPNPASEDFNKQIMAEFHANQGKVGGPFAGADILILTSTGARTGQTRWNPLVYTRDGDRFVIVASKGGAPASPDWYHNLVANPSAVIEVGTDVISVEASIARGAERDRLYAGHAAKMPQFLEYAKKTNRTIPVIVLTRKR